AGGGCATCAAGAGTTTGAGAGCACACACTGGCAGCGTGGTGAGAGCGAGGGAACACGGGAAGGCAAATGAGACAGGGCCAGAGGAGTAGTTACAGACATACCATTTATATTTGAGCAGCAGTCAGTCTGGCAGTGAAGAAAGCTgtccaaactcacacacacacacacaaatacacacggATTCTCAGTCTGGCGCTCCCTGAAAGATGAGCCTGACGTAGGGTCTATCACATGCTAGCTGCTTCAGGCAGAAGGGGCAAGCTGGGTAAAAAGAACTGGCGCCACAAGGCAGCGGGGTTTTACTCCAGTACACTGCCGTGGCCTCTGAGCAAACATGGCCACAAGGCACGAAGGCATGAGATGTTGGCCCTGCATCCACACAGAGCCGCGACTCGCGACCCAGCGTCAGCGGCACGTACAGGCCTCGTGCCCGACACAGAGGACACTCCCTTTCCTTATCTCCTTCCCGTGCTCCCTTCATTACATCCTCTTcattctcctccttctcttcctcgTGTTTAATGGCAGTCCCTCTGCCCCGCCAAGGGTGGAAGCCGTGCACGTGGCCACAACACAGGTAGGCCCAGGGTTGCCGCGGCTGATGGGATTCAGGGTCGTCCAGGCTGGGGAAGGCCAGAGTGTGCAGCAGGACAGGACAGTGTGGACGCGCAGCATTCAGCTTCACCCTCAGCTCCTCCAAGTGCTCTGGTCCAGGAGAGCACGAGAGTGCGGCTGCCGCACGCCAAAGCAGGGTTACGCCACACAGATCAATCAGAGAGCCGTCCACCAGCACCTGAGACTCATCCAtcacctgcagagagagagagagagaaaggaagaggacGACAAGAAGGAGGTAGGGAGGGAGAAACAGAAGGGCCAAGTGCAGAAATGCAAAGTGTATGAGAAATGAAGGGAAGGAAATAggagggaaagaaaagagaaagagacagagaaggaaatTTATatgagtcatttttttttttatagaaatacTACATTTGCATGAGCAGTTGGCCTGATAACCTGCACACCTGTACTGACTCTGCAgctccagcagggggcagcatGTAACACCACATTCACCTCcaatctctgtgtgtgtgtgtgtgtgtgtgtgtgtgtgtgtgtgtgtgtgtgtgtgtgtgtgtgtgtgtgtgtgtgtatgtgtgtgtgtgtgtgagacggacGCTCAACATGAACAGACTTTAAAATCCTTACTGTATTGTCAGTCTTActgttgatatgttgaagttttctgtaaggaggcatttatgccagtgccagtgctttgcaacagtcagaagtatgagaagctgtgtttttttctcttattaacttcaagagagagagagagagaaaaagaggctggagagggagCGACTGTTATGTCGAACTAATATTATAATTAGACTTCTTCTCTTACACTTCCTTGTCCTCTGTCTCATTTTTCAtactctccttttttctctaacTGACAAAATGTAGCACGACGGGGAAGAGAGTTACTCAGAAAGCAGGACACgtacgctctctctctctgactctcgagaaataaaaaacatgctTAAGTAGTGTGAAATGAGAGTAAAACGTGTTCACGTCAAACACAgttgagctctggttactgagAAACGTGTTTCTGTGTGCAAAAACAATGCGTTGTGAAAAATCTTCAGTGCATGACTAATGATGCTTTTTAGAAAGagaatatttacacacacacacacacacacacacacacacatccgtcACAGATTTGTTGCAcctcagacaaacacacagaaagttGTGTGTGCtttagtcatttttttgcacatggtgtgtgtgtgtgtgagtgtgtgtgtgtttgcatagtATCTGACCTGCTGGCCCTTGCTCTGAGCAGCTCGGGTCACTCGGAGTGTGTGAACCTTGCCGCATACGGAGATCTCCCTCCACACACCAGGCTCAGAAGAGCCACTAAATTCACCCTTCGGACGCATCACCAGAACACCGTTAGTGGTCAATCCGTCCATCTGACCACCGAACGAACGCCACTTAGCCGCCTTctcctgcaaaacacacacacacacacacattacattactGAGTCACTACAAAATTTGTATCCccatttctttgtgtgtgtgtgtgtgtgtgtgtgtgtgtggttagtaTTTAATCTTGActgagagtcagagagacagactaaataaaaataaaatgaatagtgTGTGGTCCAGTCCACTGTGTGtgaaagcattgtgtgtgtgtgtgtgtgtgtgtgtgtgtgaggaaacacACTCCGAGAAAGATGTTCCTGGAGCAGTCAAAGCCGGCAGCATACACTCGGGCGGTGTAGGGCGGGGCGCGCTCACACACAATCCGACATGCGAAGCGAGAGATCGTACTCTGGTAGGAACCTGAGTGTCCGTTGCTATGGCTACAGCCCGCTGGGTTCGCCACCACGATGTCTATAGGGCTCTCAGTGCATCTACCGatctgagagtgagagagggagagacagaaagagagagattgctGAACACTGCTGTCACATTTTTGGGATATAAGAGGTCACACCAGCCTTAACTGCAccttgcatttgtgtgtgtgtgtgtgtgagagtgtgtgtgtgagcgtgtgtgtgtgtgtgtatacctgaaACATGTCAGTCTCGTTGTCATCTGTGTACTCCACCACCACCGTCTCAGCGTCTGAAAGTGTGTACGACACACTGTGCTGACTGTTATTACTGATCACCTACAGCACAGAAAAACAACagtgagctctgtgtgtgtgtctgtgtgtgtgtgtgtgagcaagtgtgtgttgggatttaTCCATCGTGTGTCAtactgtgtaaacacacaccaaaccatTCCAGATGGCTTTAGATGGTCTGACTCATGAGCTAAGGATGACGTACATCgtttttctgagtgtgtgtgtgtgtgttgttagcttcatttttttgtgttagaACTTTGTAAGTTTTGTGTAGTACCTTGTAAGTATAGTGTATGCATGCaatgtaggtgtgtgtgcgtgtgcatgttaGTATGTCTATGTACTTGTatctttgtttctgtgtgtgtgtgtgtgtgtgtgtgtgtgtgtgtgcatggttctGTTTTTGGTGTGTagacatgtttgtgtgtctgaatgtgtgcaTCCTTTTTtgtatgtgcatgtttgttgtgaatgtgtgtaaatgtgcatgaaagtatttaagtgtgtgtatatgagtgtgtgtatatacatttgtgtgttagtgtgtgtgtgtgtgtgtgtgtaccttggcTGCCTCTGGACTATGGCCGATGTGTACGGTTCCTGGTTTGACTCCATTAGCTCTTTCTCGTCTATAGAGACTGAAACGGCTCTTCCTCCTGCCTCGGTTTCCTCCTGGGAATGAGCCATTAcacctgcacgcacacacacacacacacacacacacacacacacacagacacacacaaacacacacacaccatattaaCCCTCTCCCTGTATTAACCGTGTGGGTAATTTTAGCCAGTGAAACTGTTTATGGCCtggcagggacacacacacacacacacacacacacacacacacacactctctctctctctctctctccacagcaGCCGTGTTTCCACCAGTCTGAGAGCTGAACTATTACATCATCACTCATTTCCTAACACATGGTGTAAAAAAGTAACGACTGTGGAGTTTTAGACTCGGAGGACATTTTATACCATCGGACTGATGaaacttttcagttttttcagtGACTCAGAGtcatttaaatgaatcatttcaaTTAAATGATTCGTTCTCCAATTTGTTCGGTTACATAGTTTGCCCAAATGTGACCAGATGAAGTCAGTTAATGGTGTGtgtggaatttttattttttattaacagttttGAAATTGCAAAGCTCATCATTATCAAGTGATCGAAAGGAATGACTCATGACTTGTTCACCTTAGTGACTCATTCAAAAAGAATCAAACAatcatttgtggaaaaaaaaccccgtCTAATCCGAGGTGAAGTCCTTTAGCACAGAGGAACTGTTCAGACAATTATAACACTCATGATGATGCTCAAAGGATGGTAATTTCCTACTCATGTTAttgattttgttattttcctCTTTACCCGAGGACGATGAGCTCTCCGTATTTGATGGGCTCCTCCTCCAAGTTGAGCATCTTTCcctctgtgtcagtgtgtccTCATCGCTTAGGAGTCACGGCTCACCACCtacaatcaacacacacacacacacacacacatttaaagctTGGAATGTGTAAAAACATCCACAAATTGGCTGAATAATATgctatttgatttataataatctcatgtTAACAAATGTAAGATAAATttgtctttgtttcatttttttcatcattttctgctgtgaagtttgcttctttagcttTCTTTGCTACgtggctaatgttgctaataaaTCTCTCtcaacccaaaaacataattTGATATTCTTGCTTCAAATGAAATTCTAAGCTTCAAAatcttaatttctttttataattGATGGtgtaataaggcaaaaaaaaagtgtttctagCTTTCTACTATGGCCGCCCCATAACGCTTCAGTGTTTAGCTAAACGATGAcgttttgttcatgtttgtaGATGACAGGAAGTCCCACATCGGCATGTCTGAAGAACTGGAAGTGGTTTGAGGCTCACACTTACACAAATGATTTTGGATGACAGGATTTCCACTGTACAGATTTCCGCTGTTCCGGCCGTTACATTAGCTTCTAgctcaaaattaaaaaaaggaaatgtgggATAGCAAACATGTCTGGGCTGATCGAATCGAGTTTGTGAATTTGATTTATTGcaggacttttcctttaaaaacagTCATCACAAATCACATTTACAGACACCTGCAAGCACTAATGTTTGTGCATgcataatataaagaaaatgaaactgaTACTGATCTCTTCCAGCTCAAGCCAACTAATCTACACCCTTTAGGAACTAAAGAACCCTTTAGGGTTCTATCAAAAAGGGGTAAAATAAGAGCCCTTTAAAAGTAGAACCTACATTTACTCCACCACTCCCACAAGCACCTGGGCTACGTTCTctacatttcttaaaaaaataataataaataaataaatacataaataaatacatagttCTAAATAAAACCCTATAAACTCTCAGAAACACTATTTTCGGAAGCTAAAAATCTTTagttatccaatgaacccttaaagaacctttttttttctctaaatgttaaactcctgacaggatctagatttaaaaacaaaaacaaaaaaagaccaaTAATTTGGATTTCCTGAAAAGCAGAGTTCTTCAAGAGTTCTTCAAAAGTGACAACCGAAGAACCCAAACTTTGTACCTAGAAACTGTCAGGTGTCTAAAATGTATTCTCTGTACTTggtacactctttaaaaaagggttctttaagggttcattggataattaaagtttcttagcttccaaaaaaggcTTGTACTTGGAATcctttctgttaaaaaaaaaaaaaaacactcattctAGGATTCTACATAAAACGTTTAAGGAGGAAGAACACTTAAAGTCACAATTAttggtgattattttcttttaatacctagaacctgtcagtCATCTAAAATGTCGTAGTTGGTACATGGTAAAGGGGTTCTCTAAGggctcattggataattaaaggttcttagtTTCCAGAAAAAGGATTATACCTGGAATCCTTTCTGATTGTAGTGTTCTGCGTAGAACCttgttctagttttttttttaggagttGCTTTGTAGGAGTGTGGGGAAAGTAAACGTAGAGAAATAAAGATGTTTTACAGTCGGCACATGAAGCAGACGTGCGCTGCATATGGAGCAGGATGGCACACGGCTGTCTGATCTACACACGACAAATATCTAATCCAGCTGCTCGGCCCTGTGTGTTTGCCCGTTGCCACAGCTACTGCTTATCTAATGTTtcctgccaacacacacacacacacacacgcacacacacacacacacacacaaaagtcaaGCGGAACAGATGATTCCCAGGGACAGATAATGAATgcctgtgctgctgctgtgtgtgtgtgtgtgtgtgtgtgtgtgtgtgtgtgtgtgtgtgtgtgagagagagactgacctTGTGTGAGTtcatttgtatgtttgtgtataagtgtatattcatgtgtgtgtgtgtgtgtgtgtgtgtgtgtggctcctCCCGCATTCCTGTAACCATGCCAAACACTCGCTCACACTCGCCAGGCGACTAAAACACACCACGCCGTTGCCGAGGAGACGAGTATACAGTCTCTTATATAGGGTCCACGCCTCTGTAAGTATGCACTGCCTAAGAAATGAGAGCTCAGAGCCTGTTTGTgtgctctgtttgtgtgtgtgtgtgtgtgtgtgtgtgtgtgtgtgtgtgtgtgtgtgaagaaagaaGATCTTTACTGAACACAAGGTCTGTGTCAGTAATCAGGAACATTGCATcaaatcataataaaaaattttttcttaaactatgaaagaaagaaagaaagaaagaagaggggaagatgagagagaaagagaatgtaAGATAGAAGAATAAAGAGAAGAAGGACAAGAAAAAGATAAAGGAACTGAAAAATAATTCACGAAGGAAGAAAAAGGATAAGAAagttaaagaataaaaacaagagcggacagagagaacaggagagagaacaagagacagagaacaagagagagagagagagagagagagagagagagagtgggcgCTACTTtgcatgtgcatttttgttATCTGTGAtaaaggaacatctgtgaaacacactaaatgttttgttgttgttgggtttttttttattttgttctgaaGGTGTGTAAACCTTTGCACCGACTGTAAATTCAGGAAGTAACTGCAGTGTAGCTGAGTAATAAAACGCCCATGCAAAAGATTTTTACATGATGTTTAGGACAGCAGTGTTTCTGATCATCAATCGCACAAGCAAAAAAAGACACGGAAAAAGAAATGAGGGGAAAAGaaaccttattttatttctttcttttcctccctaTTTTCTTTGAAGAGAGGAGAGcaaagggaaaagaaagaaagaaacaaagacaatTAGTCACTTTTCTTTCATAGCTGATGAATGATTTTGAATGTTTTGTGTAACTACACTGCCGCTTGTACCACATCTACATTCATATACAACTGCTATCAGTtctgattttcatttaaaactcatCACAAATCATCTCATCAAACcatttgtcattatttttacaGACTAAAAGAGATTAGTGTTCATTTTCATCATTCAGGGCAGCATCGGAGGGATTACAGTGAGGAAGGCGATgaacgatgatgatgatctcTGCATGGCAGAAGCTCTTTCAGCTCGCTGCAGGTTCACGGCTGTGGGTTCGGGTTAAGGATGTAGTCAAGATCACCATtttcaagtccaagaccagagCAAGATCCAGTCAACACCGAGTCTTAACAGGGTCGAGGGTGAAAGAAAGCGAGACCGAGTCAAGATCCTTTTCAAGGTCAAGACTTTAACAAATTGGCTTCATTTGTGCCAATGATGAaactgttttctagaagaaggaatgACCTCTTGTGAAACTTTGCAGAAAACAACACGAACCTTATTTTAAGACCATATTTAGTGAAAGCAATGCCCAACACTGAGACAAGTTCAAGTCGATACAGAAAACCTCTCGAGACCTACAGCCCTAGTTCTGGGTGTGAAGAGGATCCACCCTGAACCAAGTGGAGCTCAGGGACTAACAAACATAGCACAAAAACATTGcaacctcctcctcctcctcctcttcctctgcagGATGAGAACCGAGAGCCCTCCTGCTTCaggaaacactcattctgcccAGCTGAAACACGACGACCTCGAGGGCTAACAACATGCCACATTGTCTGAAATCCCAAGAAAGTCATTCCCAGACGTCACATCTGATGTGTTCCAGATTATAAATGTCTCCAAAAATTCCCACAATCACACCAAATGACAACACTGCTTCACTGGCTctcttaactaacattatttactgagTTCTTTAACATGAACAATCCCTAAACACaccattcattaattaataaataatcagtaataTTAACAAAGTAACACAGTAAGTTAACGTGTATTAATTGACATTTATTTGACATTAAATGTTCACGAAGTATAATTGTAATGACTGATTGTTCAATCCATGACTCAACATACGTCTCATACGTTAGCAAAAATTCAACCACATTGTGTTTGTAATTTAAATGTTGATAACTTCCTGAACGCTGGTCTCAGGTTTGGCTTCAGTTCTGAAATAACAACCAGATAACAGCCGCAAACCACGAAACACAAACAGGTTCATTAAAGCGTTGGCTAATGTGAGGATTCATTTTATTCACCTGCATAATACAGGAAATGATTATTCAGTATAGCTGTgttattactgaaaaaaaaaaacccatccaTTTAAATGAGTGCAATTAACTTGGTTAATGTTATTACTGATGTATTAATGCAAAAGTTCCTGATTTTCTCATGTGTTTAGAGAACTTTAACGTAAAGCGTTATCCAGTGGTTCATCCAGCTGTGCTACATAAACTACACACTGCAgtcatgtacaaaaaaaaaaacaggaaccaAAACCCTTTAGAGTGAGAAACACTTCGAAAGACAGGACGTAAAGGTTGAGGAGACTCTGAAGACGTTCATGACTGAGACAAATGGAGCAACACAGAAGCTTTGCTTCTCTAAATGACACACAGACGCTCCGCAAATCTCACGCATTTATCTGAAACCCACACAATGACACTTCACTTGCGCTTCAcactcaccaccatcaccactgtGTAGTTCCACTTACTCCAAAACATCACCTGGTGTGAGTGAAACAGGTACCGGAATAGAtgatatcacaaaaaaaaaacaccacgaGACGTCACGGAGAAATGAGACGTTACGCTTGGAACAAATGAATGAGTGACTTCACAGTGATTCATGTGTTAAAGTACCGAAATAGTGAACTCTTcgattatttatatttacactcgACTCAGAAAAAAGGTTCCTTAAGTGGAACTTAAACTCGTGTTACTACTGTAGCCTgtttctatctttctatctatctatctatctatctttctatctatctatctatctatctatctattattgCTGTGGTTTCTTATGTAAATagtaatatcacacacacacacacacacacacacacacgtatatttaatatatttcttatattccATATTTTCCTTTGATTTGGCTCAGTGTGTAaaagtaatgtaatataatattttattatttatattatataatttagtatgtatatattattattattattattattattattattataatacagtgttatttatttatttttggaaatgtGTTACTTcctatttcattacattttacttGTAACGTGACCTTGCATGCTAAAAAGGCATCActtgaacaaacaaacaaacacacaatttaataaataaataaataattttttttacccttGAGTTTTCTTAAAGATGA
This Pangasianodon hypophthalmus isolate fPanHyp1 chromosome 26, fPanHyp1.pri, whole genome shotgun sequence DNA region includes the following protein-coding sequences:
- the peli1a gene encoding E3 ubiquitin-protein ligase pellino homolog 1; its protein translation is MLNLEEEPIKYGELIVLGCNGSFPGGNRGRRKSRFSLYRRERANGVKPGTVHIGHSPEAAKVISNNSQHSVSYTLSDAETVVVEYTDDNETDMFQIGRCTESPIDIVVANPAGCSHSNGHSGSYQSTISRFACRIVCERAPPYTARVYAAGFDCSRNIFLGEKAAKWRSFGGQMDGLTTNGVLVMRPKGEFSGSSEPGVWREISVCGKVHTLRVTRAAQSKGQQVMDESQVLVDGSLIDLCGVTLLWRAAAALSCSPGPEHLEELRVKLNAARPHCPVLLHTLAFPSLDDPESHQPRQPWAYLCCGHVHGFHPWRGRGTAIKHEEEKEENEEDVMKGAREGDKERECPLCRARGLYVPLTLGRESRLCVDAGPTSHAFVPCGHVCSEATAVYWSKTPLPCGASSFYPACPFCLKQLACDRPYVRLIFQGAPD